From the Oryzihumus leptocrescens genome, one window contains:
- a CDS encoding protein kinase domain-containing protein: MSAGTGSVLGNRYTLTERVAGGGMGEVWEATDGVLGRTVAIKLLRAGYADDTQFVDRFRAEARHSAALSHPNIATVHDYGEEDGESYLVMELVPGEPLSRVITERGPLGPEEAASVLGQAAAALEMAHQNGFVHRDVKPANIIVTPDGTAKLTDFGIARALHGSAITKTGEVMGTAQYISPEQAMGEPATPSSDIYALGIVAHEMLTGKRPFDAETPVATALSQVNDPPPPLPEQVPEQLRDLVESCLAKDPADRPASAAAIAEELGVPVSGSIATAVTPPSAFDQTAVMATTVRQQDQHSGPATRIHSAAPAAARSSALTDRVRKRPAVWGLAALAVIVLAVSLSRCGSGPAKTSTTPKPSPTATSRPATVLSAAAYVGQPVDQVRPALESLGYQVSTRPQTSGQQPGTVLAMSPTGAVPAKAVIMLVVAQAAPAATTAPAGPDAGNNDGHKKKGKK; this comes from the coding sequence ATGAGCGCCGGCACCGGATCGGTCCTGGGCAACCGCTACACGCTGACCGAGCGGGTGGCCGGTGGCGGCATGGGCGAGGTCTGGGAGGCCACCGACGGCGTCCTCGGACGCACCGTCGCCATCAAGCTGCTCCGCGCCGGCTACGCCGACGACACCCAGTTCGTCGACCGGTTCCGGGCGGAGGCCCGCCACAGCGCAGCGCTCAGCCACCCCAACATCGCCACCGTGCACGACTACGGCGAGGAGGACGGCGAGTCCTACCTGGTCATGGAGCTCGTCCCCGGCGAGCCGCTGTCCCGGGTGATCACCGAGCGCGGCCCGCTCGGCCCCGAGGAGGCCGCCTCCGTGCTCGGCCAGGCCGCCGCGGCGCTGGAGATGGCGCACCAGAACGGCTTCGTCCACCGCGACGTCAAGCCGGCCAACATCATCGTCACCCCGGACGGGACGGCCAAGCTCACCGACTTCGGCATCGCCCGGGCCCTGCACGGGTCGGCGATCACCAAGACGGGCGAGGTCATGGGCACCGCCCAGTACATCTCGCCCGAGCAGGCGATGGGCGAGCCGGCCACCCCCTCCAGCGACATCTACGCGCTGGGCATCGTGGCCCACGAGATGCTCACCGGGAAGCGGCCGTTCGACGCCGAGACCCCGGTCGCCACCGCCCTGTCCCAGGTCAACGACCCGCCCCCGCCGCTGCCCGAGCAGGTCCCCGAGCAGCTGCGCGACCTGGTCGAGTCCTGCCTGGCCAAGGACCCGGCCGACCGCCCGGCCAGCGCCGCCGCGATCGCCGAGGAGCTCGGGGTGCCGGTCTCCGGCTCGATCGCGACGGCGGTCACGCCGCCCTCGGCGTTCGACCAGACGGCGGTCATGGCCACCACCGTGCGCCAGCAGGACCAGCACAGCGGACCGGCCACCCGCATCCACAGCGCCGCACCGGCTGCCGCCCGGTCGAGCGCCCTGACCGACCGGGTGCGCAAGCGTCCCGCGGTGTGGGGCCTGGCCGCGCTGGCGGTCATCGTGCTCGCGGTGTCGCTGAGCCGGTGCGGCTCCGGCCCGGCGAAGACCTCCACCACCCCGAAGCCGTCACCGACCGCCACCAGCCGGCCGGCCACGGTGCTCTCGGCCGCCGCCTACGTCGGACAGCCGGTCGACCAGGTCCGGCCCGCGCTGGAGAGCCTGGGCTACCAGGTCTCCACCCGTCCTCAGACCTCCGGTCAGCAGCCGGGCACCGTCCTGGCGATGAGCCCCACGGGGGCCGTCCCCGCCAAGGCGGTGATCATGCTCGTGGTGGCCCAAGCCGCACCCGCCGCCACCACCGCGCCCGCCGGACCCGACGCCGGCAACAACGACGGCCACAAGAAGAAGGGCAAGAAGTGA
- a CDS encoding FhaA domain-containing protein, protein MGLFDRVEQRLERAVNGAFARAFKSEVQPVEIAAAIRRAMDDKGAVLGHGRTFVPNIYTVELSPADHERLSSFSDALSDELVASAQEHADSQHYTPGGPIQVHFSAHDDLETGVFRLRTSTAKARPRPAPAAPAAATEHQPAAAPAPAPRANPNDRPWLEVDGDRYPLMGAITVLGRDDSADVVLDDPGISRKHSEIRVTSDGPHLVTSIRDLGSTNGTFVDGDRITSHRLEEGDRITVGRTTITFHAGRR, encoded by the coding sequence GTGGGACTGTTCGATCGAGTCGAGCAGCGTCTCGAGCGCGCGGTCAACGGCGCTTTTGCCCGAGCCTTCAAGTCCGAGGTGCAGCCGGTCGAGATCGCTGCGGCGATCCGGCGCGCCATGGACGACAAGGGCGCTGTGCTGGGCCATGGGCGCACGTTCGTGCCGAACATCTACACCGTCGAGCTCAGCCCGGCCGACCACGAGCGGCTGAGCAGCTTCTCCGATGCGTTGTCCGACGAGCTCGTCGCCTCGGCGCAGGAGCACGCGGACTCCCAGCACTACACGCCCGGCGGCCCGATCCAGGTGCACTTCAGCGCCCACGACGACCTCGAGACCGGGGTCTTCCGGCTGCGCACCTCGACCGCGAAGGCCCGGCCCCGCCCGGCGCCCGCTGCCCCGGCCGCCGCGACCGAGCACCAGCCCGCCGCCGCCCCCGCGCCGGCCCCCCGGGCCAACCCCAACGACCGCCCATGGCTGGAGGTCGACGGCGACCGCTACCCGCTGATGGGCGCCATCACGGTCCTGGGTCGCGACGACTCCGCCGACGTGGTCCTGGACGACCCCGGCATCTCGCGCAAGCACAGCGAGATCCGCGTGACGAGCGACGGGCCCCACCTGGTGACGAGCATCCGCGACCTCGGCTCGACCAACGGCACCTTCGTCGACGGGGACCGCATCACCAGCCACCGACTGGAGGAGGGCGACCGGATCACGGTCGGCCGCACCACCATCACCTTCCACGCGGGCCGGCGGTGA
- a CDS encoding FtsW/RodA/SpoVE family cell cycle protein encodes MSTVTSLVPRTRRNVELGLLLLAIGIVMLAYLNVGLAVQGTFPPDLLGYGLGFLVLGGGFHLVLRWRAPYADPLLLPIGTLLNGLGLVMIHRLDLAHQRTGGGMAFKQLTWSALGVIIAIAVIIALRDHRQLRRFTFIAMATSIGLLLLPLVPGLGRNINGNRIWIGLGPFSFQPGEIAKITLTVFFAGYLVQTRDVLSLVGKRFLGIAFPRPRDLGPILIAWLVSVLVLVFERDLGSSLLFFGLFVAMIYVATERRSWVAIGLTLFCFGAYAAYLMFGHLQQRVLLWLHPFSQQALQVSDQLVLGLMGMASGGLLGTGLGRGHPNFTYFAESDFIYPSMGEELGLFGLFALLMLYVLIVERGLRTALGVRDGFGKLLATGLSFSMALQVFVVVGGVTRVIPLTGLTLPFLSYGGSSLLANWALLALLLRISDQARRPVAETAVASSASSAATEVVKLP; translated from the coding sequence ATGTCCACGGTCACCTCGCTCGTCCCCCGGACACGACGCAACGTCGAGCTGGGCCTGCTGCTGCTGGCCATCGGCATCGTCATGCTGGCCTACCTCAACGTGGGCCTGGCGGTGCAGGGCACGTTCCCGCCGGACCTGCTCGGCTACGGCCTGGGCTTCCTGGTCCTCGGCGGCGGCTTCCACCTCGTGCTGCGCTGGCGCGCGCCCTACGCCGACCCCCTGCTGCTGCCGATCGGCACGCTGCTCAACGGCCTGGGCCTGGTGATGATCCACCGCCTCGACCTGGCCCACCAGCGCACCGGCGGGGGCATGGCGTTCAAGCAGCTCACCTGGAGCGCGCTGGGGGTGATCATCGCGATCGCCGTCATCATCGCGCTGCGCGACCACCGCCAGCTGCGCCGGTTCACGTTCATCGCGATGGCGACCAGCATCGGGCTGCTCCTCCTGCCGCTGGTGCCGGGCCTGGGTCGCAACATCAACGGCAACCGGATCTGGATCGGCCTGGGGCCGTTCAGCTTCCAGCCCGGTGAGATCGCCAAGATCACCCTGACCGTCTTCTTCGCCGGCTACCTCGTGCAGACCCGGGACGTGCTCTCCCTGGTCGGCAAGCGCTTCCTCGGCATCGCCTTCCCGCGCCCGCGCGACCTCGGGCCGATCCTCATCGCCTGGCTGGTCAGCGTGCTCGTGCTGGTCTTCGAGCGCGACCTCGGCTCCTCGTTGCTGTTCTTCGGCCTGTTCGTGGCGATGATCTACGTCGCGACCGAGCGGCGGTCGTGGGTCGCCATCGGCCTGACGCTGTTCTGCTTCGGCGCCTACGCCGCCTACCTCATGTTCGGCCACCTCCAGCAGCGCGTGCTGCTGTGGCTGCACCCGTTCTCCCAGCAGGCGCTGCAGGTCAGCGACCAGCTCGTCCTGGGCCTGATGGGTATGGCGAGCGGCGGGCTCCTCGGGACCGGCCTGGGTCGCGGCCACCCCAACTTCACCTACTTCGCCGAGAGCGACTTCATCTACCCCAGCATGGGTGAGGAGCTGGGCCTGTTCGGGCTGTTCGCGCTCCTCATGCTCTACGTGCTCATCGTCGAGCGCGGCCTGCGGACGGCGCTCGGCGTGCGCGACGGCTTCGGCAAGCTGCTCGCCACGGGCCTGTCCTTCTCGATGGCGCTGCAGGTCTTCGTCGTCGTCGGTGGCGTCACCCGGGTCATCCCGCTGACCGGCCTGACCCTGCCGTTCCTGTCCTACGGAGGCTCCTCGCTGCTGGCCAACTGGGCCCTGCTGGCGTTGCTGCTGCGGATCAGCGACCAGGCCCGCCGGCCGGTGGCCGAGACCGCGGTGGCGTCCTCGGCCTCCTCCGCGGCGACCGAAGTGGTGAAGCTGCCGTGA
- the pknB gene encoding Stk1 family PASTA domain-containing Ser/Thr kinase, producing MSATPRLLGGRYEVGELIGRGGMAEVHAGHDTRLGRAVAIKMLRSDLARDHTFLARFRREAQSAAGLNHAAIVAVYDSGEDHTVDYAGASMSVPYIVMERVTGKTLRQLLNDQEHQAMDPVVACHLTEGVLAALEYSHRMGIVHRDIKPANVMVTEHGDVKVMDFGIARAVADTAATMTQTQAVIGTAQYLSPEQAQGQQVDARSDLYSTGCLIYELLTGRAPFVGDSPVAIAYQHVGETPQPPSVHNPEVSPELDAVVLHALTKDREARYQTASEFRADLAATRTGRPISAAALGTAAGMAAGAAALGGDSTMLMAGGEPTQAMTRPTAVAGAAAAGAAAADSRHGNTAGLPPIGHDPDGEPRKRHAGVYALLIAAVIAALVLVAFAGKSLFGGDKPLAQSVKVPSVVTLPQATAVARLEAMGLKAQVSQANNDAAKGTVFDQNPTAGSPVDKGSTVAISVSSGPGQVQVPDVTGFTESSARRTIEDRGLKVGSVTKVDDSSVDAGKVISTDPSGGSSVDSGSTVNLKVASGRVKVPDVRNKTLGDAQRILSDLGLQTKTEFQPSDQPEGTVLDQNHVGETVDAGTTIRLVVSQAQPQTSQPTQSPTDTATEPPTTITLPSDTKSK from the coding sequence GTGAGTGCCACACCCCGGCTGCTCGGCGGCCGCTACGAGGTCGGAGAGCTGATCGGACGCGGCGGCATGGCCGAGGTCCACGCCGGCCACGACACCCGGCTCGGCCGGGCCGTGGCGATCAAGATGCTGCGCTCCGACCTGGCGCGTGACCACACCTTCCTGGCCCGCTTCCGCCGCGAGGCCCAGTCCGCGGCGGGCCTCAACCACGCCGCCATCGTGGCCGTCTACGACTCCGGCGAGGACCACACGGTCGACTACGCCGGGGCGAGCATGTCGGTGCCCTACATCGTCATGGAGCGGGTGACCGGCAAGACGCTGCGCCAGCTCCTCAACGACCAGGAGCACCAGGCGATGGACCCGGTGGTCGCGTGCCACCTGACCGAGGGCGTGCTCGCCGCGCTCGAGTACTCCCACCGCATGGGCATCGTCCACCGCGACATCAAGCCGGCCAACGTCATGGTCACCGAGCACGGTGACGTCAAGGTCATGGACTTCGGTATCGCCCGCGCGGTCGCCGACACGGCGGCCACGATGACCCAGACGCAGGCGGTCATCGGCACCGCGCAGTACCTCTCGCCCGAGCAGGCCCAGGGCCAGCAGGTGGACGCCCGCTCCGACCTGTACTCCACCGGCTGCCTCATCTACGAGCTGCTGACCGGCCGGGCGCCGTTCGTCGGCGACTCCCCGGTGGCCATCGCCTACCAGCACGTCGGCGAGACCCCCCAGCCCCCGTCGGTGCACAACCCCGAGGTCAGCCCCGAGCTGGACGCGGTGGTCCTGCACGCCCTGACCAAGGACCGCGAGGCGCGCTACCAGACCGCCTCGGAGTTCCGGGCCGACCTGGCCGCGACGCGGACGGGCCGCCCGATCAGCGCCGCCGCCCTGGGCACCGCCGCCGGCATGGCCGCCGGCGCCGCCGCCCTCGGTGGCGACTCCACCATGCTGATGGCCGGCGGTGAGCCCACCCAGGCGATGACCCGTCCCACCGCCGTGGCCGGCGCGGCCGCGGCCGGTGCCGCGGCAGCCGACTCCCGGCACGGCAACACCGCCGGCCTGCCGCCCATCGGCCACGACCCGGACGGCGAGCCGCGCAAGCGTCACGCCGGGGTCTACGCCCTGCTCATCGCGGCCGTGATCGCGGCGCTGGTGCTCGTCGCCTTCGCCGGCAAGTCGCTGTTCGGCGGCGACAAGCCGCTCGCCCAGAGCGTCAAGGTGCCGTCCGTGGTGACGCTGCCCCAGGCCACCGCCGTGGCACGGCTGGAGGCGATGGGCCTGAAGGCCCAGGTCAGCCAGGCCAACAACGACGCGGCCAAGGGGACCGTCTTCGACCAGAACCCGACCGCCGGCTCGCCGGTGGACAAGGGTTCCACCGTCGCGATCAGCGTCTCCAGCGGCCCCGGCCAGGTGCAGGTCCCCGACGTCACCGGCTTCACCGAGTCCTCCGCGAGGCGCACCATCGAGGACCGCGGCCTCAAGGTCGGCTCGGTGACCAAGGTGGACGACTCCTCGGTCGACGCCGGCAAGGTGATCAGCACCGACCCGTCCGGCGGCAGCAGCGTCGACTCGGGCAGCACCGTCAACCTCAAGGTGGCCAGCGGCCGGGTCAAGGTGCCCGACGTGCGCAACAAGACCCTGGGCGACGCCCAGCGGATCCTCAGCGACCTCGGGCTCCAGACCAAGACCGAGTTCCAGCCCAGCGACCAGCCCGAGGGCACCGTCCTGGACCAGAACCACGTCGGCGAGACGGTCGACGCAGGCACGACCATCAGGCTCGTGGTCTCCCAGGCCCAGCCCCAGACGAGCCAGCCGACGCAGTCACCCACCGACACGGCCACCGAGCCGCCGACGACGATCACGCTGCCGTCGGACACCAAGTCGAAGTGA
- a CDS encoding alpha/beta fold hydrolase: MTRPEAKMRTAAVSLHGHRISYREAGDPRLPVLLLVHGITSSSATWEPVIPGLAEHAHVIAPDLLGHGESDKPATDYSLGALASLVRDLLLRLGHDRASVVGHSLGGGVAMQFAYQYYEHCDRMVLVSSGGLGREVSLALRAATLPGAELVLPVIAHRRVPTPAWPCPRLLERLPIRLQPSMVEAARGYASLADLPARSAFVHTLRSVVGPGGQRVSATDRLYLAQGRPTLIVWGAGDTLIPVAHARAAHAALAGSTLEVFEKSGHFPHQDEPARFVRTVVDFLQTTQTSPLDRAALRALLTAGEAGDQRPSR; encoded by the coding sequence GTGACCCGGCCGGAGGCCAAGATGCGGACCGCAGCGGTGAGCCTGCACGGCCACCGGATCAGTTATCGCGAGGCCGGCGACCCGCGACTACCGGTGCTGCTGCTGGTTCACGGGATCACGAGCAGCAGCGCGACGTGGGAGCCGGTCATCCCGGGCCTGGCCGAGCACGCGCATGTCATCGCCCCCGACCTGCTCGGCCACGGCGAGTCCGACAAGCCGGCGACCGACTACTCCCTCGGTGCCCTGGCCAGCCTGGTCCGGGACCTGCTCCTGCGGCTGGGTCACGACCGGGCCTCGGTGGTCGGGCACTCGCTCGGGGGTGGCGTGGCGATGCAGTTCGCCTACCAGTACTACGAGCACTGTGACCGGATGGTGCTGGTATCCAGTGGTGGCCTCGGGCGGGAGGTCAGCCTCGCCCTCCGGGCCGCCACCCTGCCTGGGGCGGAGCTGGTGCTCCCCGTGATCGCCCACCGGCGCGTGCCGACGCCGGCGTGGCCGTGTCCCCGGCTGCTGGAACGACTCCCCATCCGGCTCCAGCCCTCGATGGTCGAAGCTGCTCGCGGCTATGCCTCGCTGGCGGACCTTCCCGCCCGGTCAGCCTTCGTGCACACCCTGAGGAGCGTGGTGGGTCCGGGCGGGCAGCGGGTCAGCGCCACCGACCGTCTGTATCTCGCGCAGGGGCGTCCGACGCTGATCGTGTGGGGTGCGGGGGACACGCTCATCCCCGTCGCCCACGCCCGGGCAGCCCACGCCGCGCTGGCCGGGAGCACGCTCGAGGTCTTCGAGAAGTCCGGCCACTTCCCGCACCAGGACGAGCCGGCCCGCTTCGTCCGGACGGTGGTGGACTTCCTGCAGACCACCCAGACCTCCCCGCTCGACCGCGCCGCGCTGCGCGCGCTGCTGACCGCGGGGGAGGCCGGGGACCAGCGCCCTTCGCGGTGA
- a CDS encoding FHA domain-containing protein FhaB/FipA → MSELTLTVVRLGLLVLLWVFVFSIVGVLRGDLYGTRVLSRGKAPVKPKARPNRQPPAPAEAPSRASRAAARKVPATLAVTEGPLAGTTLNLKDSGVLIGRNPECTLVLDDDFASGRHARVYRDGDGWYVEDLGSTNGTFLGANRLSTPTPVAVGTTLRIGKTVLELRK, encoded by the coding sequence ATGAGCGAGCTCACCCTCACCGTGGTCCGCCTCGGTCTCCTGGTCCTGCTCTGGGTCTTCGTCTTCAGCATCGTCGGCGTGCTGCGGGGTGACCTCTACGGCACCCGCGTGCTCAGCCGCGGCAAGGCACCGGTCAAGCCCAAGGCCCGCCCCAACCGGCAGCCGCCCGCCCCCGCCGAGGCGCCCAGCCGCGCCTCGCGTGCCGCGGCCCGCAAGGTCCCGGCTACCCTCGCGGTCACGGAAGGACCGCTGGCCGGGACGACGTTGAACCTCAAGGACTCCGGTGTGCTCATCGGGCGCAACCCCGAGTGCACCCTCGTCCTCGACGACGACTTCGCCTCCGGCCGCCACGCCCGGGTCTACCGGGACGGCGACGGCTGGTACGTCGAGGACCTCGGCTCCACCAACGGCACCTTCCTCGGCGCCAACCGGCTCAGCACCCCCACGCCGGTGGCAGTCGGCACGACCCTGCGGATCGGCAAGACGGTCCTCGAGTTGCGAAAGTAG
- a CDS encoding peptidoglycan D,D-transpeptidase FtsI family protein, whose product MNAPIRRLSFIVAALFASLLIATTWIQFVQAKDLQDRPNNRRTLLASYARERGAILVGGSPVARSVPSKDQLKWLRTYPSARLYSQVTGYYSFTYGAGGGLEGSEDSLLSGQSDKLFYRRIVDMVTGKVPSGASLELTIDPRAQKAADEALGDQRGAVVALDPSTGAILAMVSHPQYDPSPLASHDLKSVASAWQQVNNAPGNPAVNRTINGDLYPPGSTFKLVTAAAALSSGQYTEDSEIPGPATLKLPDTTNAKLPNDDRLPCGPGGTSTLLVALQRSCNTSFGGLGIKLGADALRAQAAKFGFGDQLSVPMRVTPSTVPEQMNRPQTAQAAIGQYDVRVTPLQMAMVSAAIANKGVVMRPYLVKDVRSADLDVIEETSPEQLSQAVSPDVAARLTRMMEAVVQNGTATAAQIPGVSVAGKTGTAEHGSAADGTPLPPHAWFTAFAPADNPRIAVAVVVEDGGRAGNEAFGGKVAAPIARQVIESVVNR is encoded by the coding sequence GTGAACGCCCCCATCCGCCGGCTGTCGTTCATCGTGGCGGCGCTGTTCGCCTCGCTGCTCATCGCGACGACCTGGATCCAGTTCGTCCAGGCCAAGGACCTGCAGGACCGGCCCAACAACCGGCGCACCCTGCTGGCCAGCTACGCGCGTGAGCGTGGCGCCATCCTCGTCGGGGGCTCCCCGGTTGCCCGGTCGGTGCCCTCCAAAGACCAGTTGAAGTGGCTGCGCACCTACCCCTCGGCGCGGCTGTACTCCCAGGTCACCGGCTACTACTCCTTCACCTACGGCGCCGGCGGCGGCCTCGAGGGCTCCGAGGACTCGCTGCTGTCCGGGCAGTCCGACAAGCTCTTCTACCGGCGCATCGTCGACATGGTCACCGGCAAGGTGCCCAGCGGCGCGAGCCTGGAGCTGACCATCGACCCGCGCGCCCAGAAGGCCGCGGACGAGGCCCTCGGTGACCAGCGCGGCGCCGTCGTCGCCCTCGACCCGTCCACCGGGGCCATCCTGGCCATGGTGAGCCACCCGCAGTACGACCCCAGCCCGTTGGCCAGCCACGACCTGAAGTCCGTGGCCAGTGCCTGGCAGCAGGTCAACAACGCCCCGGGCAACCCCGCCGTCAACCGGACGATCAACGGCGACCTCTACCCGCCGGGCTCCACCTTCAAGCTGGTGACCGCGGCGGCTGCGTTGTCCTCGGGGCAGTACACCGAGGACTCGGAGATCCCGGGGCCGGCGACGCTGAAGCTGCCCGACACCACCAACGCCAAGCTGCCCAACGACGACCGGCTGCCCTGCGGCCCCGGCGGCACCTCGACGCTGCTGGTGGCGCTCCAGCGCTCGTGCAACACCTCCTTCGGTGGCCTCGGCATCAAGCTGGGCGCCGACGCCCTGCGCGCCCAGGCCGCGAAGTTCGGCTTCGGTGACCAGCTCAGCGTGCCCATGCGGGTCACGCCGAGCACCGTGCCGGAGCAGATGAACCGCCCGCAGACCGCGCAGGCGGCCATCGGGCAGTACGACGTGCGCGTCACCCCGCTCCAGATGGCGATGGTGAGCGCGGCGATTGCCAACAAGGGCGTCGTCATGCGGCCCTACCTCGTCAAGGACGTGCGCAGTGCAGATCTCGATGTCATCGAGGAGACCTCTCCCGAACAGCTGTCCCAAGCGGTGAGCCCGGACGTCGCGGCGCGGTTGACGCGCATGATGGAGGCGGTCGTCCAGAACGGCACCGCCACCGCGGCCCAGATCCCCGGGGTCAGCGTGGCCGGCAAGACCGGCACGGCCGAGCACGGCTCCGCTGCGGATGGCACCCCGCTGCCGCCACACGCGTGGTTCACGGCGTTCGCCCCGGCCGACAACCCCCGCATCGCGGTGGCGGTCGTCGTCGAGGACGGCGGCCGGGCCGGCAACGAGGCCTTCGGCGGCAAGGTCGCCGCACCGATCGCCCGCCAGGTCATCGAGTCGGTGGTCAACCGATGA
- a CDS encoding PP2C family protein-serine/threonine phosphatase — MAIALRYAARSDVGLVRSVNQDSGYAGPHLLVLADGMGGHAGGDVASSITIGELVDLDGESHGGDDALELLATRLRSANEALERNVHEHPELRGMGTTVIALLRTGNKLALAHIGDSRAFLLREGTLTQITKDHSFVQSLVDEGRISAEEAEHHPQRSIVTRVLTGQPDDEPDLSLREARPGDRYMICSDGLSDFVARDTIAEVMASGTDADHTADRLVELALKAGAPDNVTVIIGDVVDLDRAEAPSTVPQVVGAAAERQAAGTRPLPQTPAAKAAALSRTAAGEDEDAEEEGSVTLAEEGPKGARKWLRRGGLMLLILAVVLGGGYAAYDWSQRQYFVGEAGGFVAIYRGVSQNIGPVKLSHVETATDVDINNLPDFYRSKVNATFNAESLTAARKIVDDLRSEAVSCEALKAKGQSCGAAS; from the coding sequence ATGGCCATCGCCCTGCGGTACGCCGCGCGTTCGGACGTCGGGCTCGTCCGCTCCGTCAACCAGGACTCCGGGTATGCCGGTCCCCACCTGCTCGTCCTCGCCGACGGCATGGGTGGCCATGCCGGCGGCGACGTCGCGTCCTCGATCACCATCGGGGAGCTGGTCGACCTCGACGGCGAGTCCCACGGCGGCGACGACGCCCTCGAGCTGCTCGCGACCCGCCTGCGGTCGGCGAACGAGGCGCTGGAGCGCAACGTGCACGAGCACCCCGAGCTGCGGGGCATGGGCACCACCGTCATCGCCCTGCTGCGCACCGGCAACAAGCTGGCCCTGGCGCACATCGGCGACTCGCGGGCGTTCCTGCTGCGCGAGGGCACGCTGACCCAGATCACCAAGGACCACTCCTTCGTCCAGAGCCTGGTCGACGAGGGCCGGATCTCCGCCGAGGAGGCGGAGCACCACCCGCAGCGCTCGATCGTCACCCGGGTGCTGACCGGCCAGCCCGACGACGAGCCGGACCTGTCGCTGCGCGAGGCCCGCCCGGGCGACCGCTACATGATCTGCTCCGACGGCCTGTCCGACTTCGTCGCGCGCGACACCATCGCCGAGGTCATGGCCTCCGGCACGGACGCCGACCACACCGCCGACCGGCTCGTCGAGCTCGCCCTCAAGGCCGGCGCCCCCGACAACGTCACCGTGATCATCGGCGACGTCGTCGACCTCGACCGGGCCGAGGCTCCCTCCACCGTCCCGCAGGTCGTCGGGGCCGCCGCCGAGCGGCAGGCCGCCGGCACCCGCCCCCTGCCGCAGACCCCCGCCGCCAAGGCCGCCGCCCTGTCGCGCACCGCGGCCGGCGAGGACGAGGACGCCGAGGAGGAGGGCTCGGTCACCCTGGCCGAGGAGGGGCCCAAAGGAGCCCGGAAGTGGCTCCGGCGCGGTGGGCTGATGCTGCTGATCCTGGCCGTGGTGCTCGGTGGCGGCTACGCGGCATACGACTGGTCGCAGCGGCAGTACTTCGTCGGTGAGGCCGGCGGCTTCGTGGCGATCTACCGCGGGGTGTCCCAGAACATCGGCCCGGTCAAGCTCTCCCACGTCGAGACCGCGACCGACGTCGACATCAACAACCTGCCCGACTTCTACCGCAGCAAGGTCAACGCCACGTTCAACGCCGAGAGCCTGACCGCCGCGCGCAAGATCGTCGACGACCTGCGTTCCGAGGCGGTCAGCTGCGAGGCCCTGAAGGCCAAGGGCCAGAGCTGCGGCGCCGCGTCCTGA
- a CDS encoding universal stress protein: MDTDETRQDPKAGTPSALVLPEHEHTRLCGAPDRVVVGVDDTARSREALRWAAREAMWHSSHLHVVHASEAEEAQAEAVVRAMLDEVYQQVHLPPTAEDRAPAGPPVVEVEYLHARSRAPEALVAASHGAAVLVVGAHSTHHFAQLVTSVSHRAAAFATCPVAFVRQGQYQEPPAHARVVVGVDDSQTARDALRWAAREVSLRRRQTRQDWRLEVLHAAPAEQKFLLVHPASGAPATERMTPPEQLLDYLRTEVLTGDAERDVPVDYTITYADPVGALVEAATGADLLVIGSSGRGILSDVLQPSVAREIVDRAPCPVVVAASTPEDRSARVREATIAEERASVTGRQSSSPS; this comes from the coding sequence ATGGACACGGACGAGACCCGGCAGGACCCGAAGGCAGGAACGCCCTCCGCCCTGGTGCTGCCTGAGCACGAGCACACGCGGCTGTGCGGGGCGCCGGACCGGGTCGTCGTCGGGGTGGACGACACCGCCCGCTCCAGGGAGGCCCTGCGGTGGGCGGCGCGAGAGGCAATGTGGCACTCCTCGCACCTGCACGTCGTCCACGCCTCCGAAGCGGAGGAGGCGCAGGCGGAGGCAGTCGTGCGCGCGATGCTGGACGAGGTCTACCAGCAGGTGCACCTCCCTCCCACCGCGGAGGATCGCGCTCCTGCCGGTCCTCCGGTGGTCGAGGTCGAGTACCTGCATGCCCGCTCGCGGGCCCCCGAGGCCCTGGTGGCCGCCTCCCACGGCGCGGCCGTGCTGGTCGTGGGCGCGCACTCCACCCACCATTTCGCGCAGCTCGTGACCTCGGTGTCCCACCGTGCGGCCGCGTTCGCCACGTGTCCGGTCGCCTTCGTGCGCCAGGGGCAGTACCAGGAACCGCCGGCCCACGCCCGGGTCGTGGTCGGGGTGGATGACAGCCAGACGGCCCGCGATGCCCTGCGATGGGCGGCGCGAGAGGTGTCGCTGCGCAGACGACAGACCCGACAGGACTGGCGGCTGGAGGTGCTGCACGCGGCCCCGGCGGAGCAGAAGTTCCTCCTCGTCCACCCCGCCTCGGGCGCACCGGCCACAGAGCGGATGACCCCGCCGGAACAGCTGCTGGACTACCTCCGCACCGAGGTCCTGACCGGTGACGCCGAACGCGACGTGCCCGTCGACTACACGATCACCTACGCGGACCCCGTCGGTGCTCTCGTCGAGGCGGCGACCGGGGCCGACCTGCTCGTCATCGGCTCCTCGGGCCGCGGCATCCTCAGCGACGTCCTGCAGCCTTCTGTAGCCAGGGAGATCGTCGACCGCGCCCCGTGCCCGGTCGTGGTCGCGGCCTCCACGCCCGAGGACCGTTCCGCCCGGGTCCGTGAGGCGACGATCGCCGAAGAGCGCGCGTCGGTCACCGGACGACAGTCGTCCTCACCGTCCTGA